The region ATCGACGCGTGGTGGCCGCACGTGGCGAGCGGGCAGGTCGAGGCGCTCGTGATGAACGCGTCGGGCTGCGGCGTCACGGTGAAGGAATACGGCCATCACCTGAAGGATGACCCCGCCTACGCGCAGAAGGCGCAGCGCATCAGCGAGCTCACGCGCGACCTGAGCGAGCTGCTGCCCGACATTGCTGCCGCCCTGCAGGGCCGGGTGCGCGCGGCGGACGGCACCCTGGCCTTCCATCCGCCCTGCACGCTGCAGCACGGGCAGCAGCTTCGCGGCGGTGTCGAGCAGCACCTGCGGGCGCTGGGCTTCGACATCCGCGTCGCGACGAACGAGTCGCACCTGTGCTGCGGATCCGCGGGCACCTATTCCGTGCTGCACCCGGACATCGCCGGGCAGCTGCGCGACCGCAAGCTGGGGCACCTGGGCGAGCTGCAGCCGGCGGCGATCGTGTCGGCCAACATCGGCTGCATCACGCACCTTCAGGGCGGCACGGCAACGCCGGTGCGGCATTGGGTGGAAGTCCTGGACGAAGCCCTGCCGCCCTCCTGACAGGACCTTGTCAGGAGGCTCCCGGCAAAGTAACGTCCCTCCATGCGACGCGCCGACCGCCTCTTCCACATCATCCAGCTGATCCGCGGCCGGCGCCTGACCACGGCCGCCTACCTCGCCGGGCGGCTGGAAGTCTCCGAACGCACGATCTACCGCGACATCGCGGACCTGCAGCTGCAGGGCGTGCCGATCGAAGGCGAAGCAGGCGTCGGCTACCGGCTCGGCGCGGGTTTCGACCTGCCGCCCATGATGTTCACGCAGGACGAGGCGAAGGCGCTCGTCGCCTCGGTGCGCATGGCGCAGGTCTGGCTGGACCCGGCGATGTCGCAGGGCGCGCAGGATGCGCTGGGCAAGATTTTGTCGGTGCTGCCTCCCGACGCGCGGGTGGCCGCCGAAGCCCTGGCCGTGTACGCGCCGCCGGGCGGGTTGCCCGCCGCCACGCAGCGCGCGCTGCAGACCCTGCGCGAGGCCGTGCACGAGCGGCGCAAGGTCTTCATCAATTACCGCGACCTTGCCGACCGCTCCAGCGAACGCACGTTGCGGCCGCTGGGTTGTTTCTATTGGGGCAAGGTGTGGACGCTGGCCGCGTGGTGCGAGCAGCGCAACGATTTCCGCAGCTTCCGGGTGGACCGCGTGACCTACGTGCGGCGGCTGGACGAGCAGTTCCGCGATGAACCGGGGCGCACCCTGGCGGACCTCGCGCGGCTCAACGAAGCGAACGCCCGCGAGCAGGGCTGGGCCAACTAGCGGGCCTCAGGCCGCGAGCAGGGCTTCGATGTCCTTCGCGAGCGAGGCCGGCGCATCGGCCGGGGCATAGCGCTTGATCACGTGGCCACCCTTGCCGACCAGGAACTTCGTGAAGTTCCATTTGACGGACGTGCTGCCGAGCAGGCCGGGGGCTTCCTTCGTGATCCACTGCCACAGGGGGTCCGCCGAGGCGCCGTTCACGTCCACCTTCGCCATCATCGGGAAGCTCACCCCGTAGTTGAGCTGGCAGAACTGCGCGATCTCCTCGTTGCTGCCCGGGTCCTGCGAGCCGAACTGGTTGCAGGGAAAGCCCAGCACCACCAGTCCCTTGCCGCCGTAGGCCTTGTGCAATTCCTCGAGCCCGCCGAACTGCGGCGTGTAGCCGCAGGCGCTCGCGGTGTTGACGATCAGCATGGCCTTGCCCTTGTACCGGGAAAGCGGAACGGTCTTGCCGTCCATGCCGCGCGCTTCGAAGTCGTAGATCGTGCTCATGGCGCTATTTTGCGCCCGCCCAGGCCGACCACACCGCCGCCGCGAGAATCAGCGCGCCGCCGGCCAGCGTGCGCATGCTGAGCTCTGCAGCGCCGAGCGCGACCGAGGACAGGCTCGCGAACACCACTTCGGACAGCATGATGAGCGCCGCCGCATGCGCGTCGATGCGCGACGCGCCGTATTGCAGCGCGACATTGCTCACCAGGAAGCCGAGGCTCAGGGCGAGGCCCACTCCCGCCCAGGCCATGTCCGGTGCGGGAGGCGCGGGAACGATGCCCGATGCCATGCCGAGCAGGCCCGCGGCGGACGCCAGCACCGCGCCGCCCCCGAACATCGCCAGGATGCGGGTTTCGGGGTGCGAGCCGCCCAGCTTGCGCAGCAGGATGTTGGTGAGCGCGAAGCTGAAGCTGCCCGCGAGCGACAGCCAGTCCGCGGCGCTCTCGGGCACCGGCCAGCGCGCGCCATCGGTCTTGAGCACGATCACCACGCCCGCGAGCGCGATGGCCAGGCGCAGCAGCGAAGCGGCCGTCGGCCGCTCGCCCAGGATCGGCCAGGCGAGGATCACCGTCCAGGCCGGCATCAGGTAGAACAGCAGGACCACCCGGACCACGTCGCCCACGGTGACGGCCCAGTTGAAGCCGACGTTGGTCAGGCCGGCGGCCGCCATGAGCAACCACAACACGGGCTGCCCGGCAAAGCCGCGCCACGCGCGCGGGCGCACGATCAGCAGCAGGGCGATGGAGACGAAATAGATGAACGCGGTGGCCCACAGCGGGTGCAGGCCGTGCCCCTGGAGCTGGCGGAACGGCCACCACGAAATGCCCCACACGAAGGCATTGACCACGAGGGCCAGCGAGGGCAGCAGCACGGACGCCGCGGGCGCCGCGCCGCGATCACTTGGCCCCATGCGCCGTATCGTGCCGGGCGATTTCCAGCAGGTGTTCGACTTCCTCGCGGAACTCGATGCAGTTCTTGCGGTGCCAGCGGTTGATGACCCACATCACTCCCGCGACGATGAGCCCGAAGCCGGTGATCGCACTGAAGGCCGACAGCCCCATGCCCGCGGACAGGCTGTAGAACGCCCCGAGGCCGAGAATGCAGGCCTGCTCGTTGAAGTTCTGCACGGCGATCGAGCGGCCGGCGCCCATGAGGTTGTGGCCGCGGTGCTGCAGCAGGGCGTTCATCGGCACGACCATGAAGCCCGCGATCGCGCCGAGCATGATGAGGAAGGGCGCGGCAACCCACACGTTGCCGATGAAGTTCATCATGATGACGAGCACACCCATGACGATGCCCAGTGGCATGACGCTCGTGGCCATGTCCAGCCGCATGCGCATCGACGCCACGGCGGCGCCGACGGCGGTGCCGAGCGCGACCACGCCCGACAACGAAGAGGCCTGCGTGGTGCTGTAGCTGAGGGCGGCGGCGCTCCACGCGAGGATGATGTAGCGCAGGTTGCCGCTCACGCCCCAGATCAGCGTGGTGGTGGCGAGCGAAATCTGGCCGAGCTTGTCGCGCCACAGCCGCGAATTGCAGGTCCAGAAGTCCGGCACCAGCTCCAGCAGGTTGGAAGGCATCTTGCGCATCTCGACGCCGGTGTGCGGGATTCGCGTGTTGAACCAGGCGGCCAGCGCGTAGATGAAGATCAGCAGCAGGATGGCGGCCTCGGGCGGCGTGTCGATGCCGGTGTCGATCATCGGGAAATCGAACGACAGCAGGCGGCTCGCCACCATGTGCCCGACGAGCTGGCCTCCCAGCAGGATGCCCAGGATGATCGAGGCGATGGTGAGGCCCTCGATCCAGCCGTTGGCCTTGACCAGCTGCGAGGCCGGCAGCAGCTCGGTGAGGATGCCGTACTTCGCGGGGGAATAGGCCGCGGCGCCCAGCCCGACGACCGCATAAGCCATGAGCGGGTGCGTGCCGAACAGCATCAGCAGGCAGCCCACCACCTTGATGGCATTGCTCACGAACATCACCTGTCCCTTGGGACGCGCGTCCGCGAATGCACCGACGAAGGGCGCGAGGACGACGTAGAACAGTGCGAACATGGGAACCAGCGCGGCCCGCTGCCATTCCGCGGCGCCACTGGACTTCAGGAGTTCCACGGCTGCCACGAACAATGCGTTGTCGGCCAGCGACGAGAAGAACTGGGCCGACATGATCGTGTAAAAACCGCGCTTCATTGGCTGGTTCGTGTGGCGCATCAGCAGGGCTGATGGGCATCAATTTTTAAAGCTGTCTCCAAACGACAGAGGGTTATATCACGCGGGGTAATGACAGAATCCAGCCATGCCACGCCCCATCCAGGCCACCATCCATACCGAAGCGCTGCGGCACAACCTCGCTCGCGTGCGCCAGGCCGCGCCCGACGCGAAGGTCTGGGGCGTCGTGAAGGCCAATGCCTACGGCCACGGGATCGAGCGTGTGTGGGAGGGCCTGCGTGGCGCCGACGGCTTCGCGCTGCTCGACCTCGCCGAAGCCGAGCGCGTGCGCGCCCTCGGCTGGCGCGGCCCCATCCTGCTGCTCGAGGGCGTTTTCGAGGCGCGGGACCTCGAGCTCTGCTCCCGCCTGAACCTCTGGCACACGGTGCATTGCGACGAGCAGATCGACATGCTGGCGATGCACAAGACGCACCAGCCGCACCGCGTCTTCCTCAAGATGAATTCCGGCATGAACCGCCTGGGCTTCGCGCCACAGCGCTGTCGCGCCGCGTGGACGCGGCTGGATGCCCTGCCGCAGGTCGACGAAATCTCGCTGATGACGCACTTCAGCGATGCCGACGGCGCGAGGGGCATCGCGCACCAGCTGGCGGTGTTCGACGAGATCACGCGGGACCTGCCGGGCGAGCGCACGCTGTCCAACAGCGCGGCCAGCCTGCGATTCGGGGCGGATGCCGCGGTGCGCGCGGACTGGATACGGCCGGGCATCGCGGTGTACGGCA is a window of Caenimonas aquaedulcis DNA encoding:
- a CDS encoding helix-turn-helix transcriptional regulator, whose protein sequence is MRRADRLFHIIQLIRGRRLTTAAYLAGRLEVSERTIYRDIADLQLQGVPIEGEAGVGYRLGAGFDLPPMMFTQDEAKALVASVRMAQVWLDPAMSQGAQDALGKILSVLPPDARVAAEALAVYAPPGGLPAATQRALQTLREAVHERRKVFINYRDLADRSSERTLRPLGCFYWGKVWTLAAWCEQRNDFRSFRVDRVTYVRRLDEQFRDEPGRTLADLARLNEANAREQGWAN
- a CDS encoding glutathione peroxidase; protein product: MSTIYDFEARGMDGKTVPLSRYKGKAMLIVNTASACGYTPQFGGLEELHKAYGGKGLVVLGFPCNQFGSQDPGSNEEIAQFCQLNYGVSFPMMAKVDVNGASADPLWQWITKEAPGLLGSTSVKWNFTKFLVGKGGHVIKRYAPADAPASLAKDIEALLAA
- a CDS encoding DMT family transporter, which codes for MGPSDRGAAPAASVLLPSLALVVNAFVWGISWWPFRQLQGHGLHPLWATAFIYFVSIALLLIVRPRAWRGFAGQPVLWLLMAAAGLTNVGFNWAVTVGDVVRVVLLFYLMPAWTVILAWPILGERPTAASLLRLAIALAGVVIVLKTDGARWPVPESAADWLSLAGSFSFALTNILLRKLGGSHPETRILAMFGGGAVLASAAGLLGMASGIVPAPPAPDMAWAGVGLALSLGFLVSNVALQYGASRIDAHAAALIMLSEVVFASLSSVALGAAELSMRTLAGGALILAAAVWSAWAGAK
- the lplT gene encoding lysophospholipid transporter LplT; this encodes MKRGFYTIMSAQFFSSLADNALFVAAVELLKSSGAAEWQRAALVPMFALFYVVLAPFVGAFADARPKGQVMFVSNAIKVVGCLLMLFGTHPLMAYAVVGLGAAAYSPAKYGILTELLPASQLVKANGWIEGLTIASIILGILLGGQLVGHMVASRLLSFDFPMIDTGIDTPPEAAILLLIFIYALAAWFNTRIPHTGVEMRKMPSNLLELVPDFWTCNSRLWRDKLGQISLATTTLIWGVSGNLRYIILAWSAAALSYSTTQASSLSGVVALGTAVGAAVASMRMRLDMATSVMPLGIVMGVLVIMMNFIGNVWVAAPFLIMLGAIAGFMVVPMNALLQHRGHNLMGAGRSIAVQNFNEQACILGLGAFYSLSAGMGLSAFSAITGFGLIVAGVMWVINRWHRKNCIEFREEVEHLLEIARHDTAHGAK
- the alr gene encoding alanine racemase — encoded protein: MPRPIQATIHTEALRHNLARVRQAAPDAKVWGVVKANAYGHGIERVWEGLRGADGFALLDLAEAERVRALGWRGPILLLEGVFEARDLELCSRLNLWHTVHCDEQIDMLAMHKTHQPHRVFLKMNSGMNRLGFAPQRCRAAWTRLDALPQVDEISLMTHFSDADGARGIAHQLAVFDEITRDLPGERTLSNSAASLRFGADAAVRADWIRPGIAVYGSSPDFPGHDVAHWGLQPAMTLATRIIGVQHLAPGDTVGYGSNFTADAPMRIGVIACGYADGYPRHCNTGTPVLVDGERARIVGRVSMDMITVDITGLPHAGMGSEVTLWGRASNGAVLSIDEPARAGGTVGYELMCGLAPRVPVHIA